TTAAATGAATAAAAACGAAAATCTGGAATTAGAATCGTTGGTTGTCGATAAGCTGTGGGGAAAATTCACCCTTCTCCAATCCCAAAGTGAGAAAGAAGAGACCATCACCTCTGTTCTTAGCGAAGCCGGCGGAGAAAACCATAAAGCTAAGCTTCAGGATGAACTTCGCAAGGTCGCCGGCGCTCAAGAGAAAACACAATTTATCGAAAAATTCCTATCCTACGGCGTTATTGAGGACCTGCTTTGCGATTCGGAGATTGAAGATATTATCATCAATTCGTTAAAACCCATTTACGTTCATCATTCTCAAAAAGGATTGGTAGAGACAGGAAAAAGGTTTCATACTCAAAAAGAAATAGACCTTTTTATCAAAAAACTTCTTTTGTTTTCCGGGCGAATGGAAATAAAGAAGATCATGAATTTAGAGCTTCCCAATCTGGAAGGCCGCGTCAACATTGTTATGTCGCCGTTCGGGCCGCAGATCACCATTACAAAAGCGAAAGTCGAACCATTAAGTATCATTGATCTTATCCAGCGCGGGACGCTGACCTATGAAGTCGCCGCCCAGTTATGGCTTTATTTGGAAGGATTATCCATTAAGCCCGCCAATATCATTATTGCCGGCGGCCCCGGAACCGGGAAGACAACACTTCTAAATGCCTTATTTTGTTTTATCCCGACCAATGAACGTATGGTTATTATTGAAGATACCCTTGAGCTAAACACCTTTTTAGAAGACAGCTGTTCGAGGCTTGAAAGCGACGATGATGTTCCGCTTTCCATGCTTGTTAAAAATAGTTTGCGTATGCGCCCCGACCGGATCGTAATCGGCGAAGTGCGCGGGGCGGAAGCACGTGATATGATCACAGCCGTTAATGTAGGAAAATATTGTTTAGGAACTATTCATGCTTCAACCGCGCGCGAAGCGATTTTACGTTTACAAAATGAGCCGATGAATGTTCCGGAAATTTTAGTAAATTTGGTGGATGTTTTTATTATTATGAAAAGATTTCACGTTCATGATAAGGTTTACCGCGTTGTAGATGAAGTGAGCGAAACCGGCGGGATGGAACAAAAGACTATTTTGCTGTCGCAAATATTCAAATATGATTATGAGCGTAAAGCTATTCGCAGCATCGCGACCAGCACGGTTTACCGCGACCGCTTGGCGAAAATCGCCGGCTTATCGCCAAGAGATATTATTGACGAAGTGGAAGTCCGTACGGCGGTTTTGAAAAAGTTAGCGGAAAAAGGGCTTCATACCATGAAAGAAATTACTGTTTTTGCGCGCGCCTACAATAAGGATTCTAAAACCGCCTTGTCAAATTTAGGGCTTAACCGCGAACAACTCATTCGTAATAAGCAGTAAAGTTTTAAGATTATGCGCCCGTAGCTCAATTGGATAGAGCGTCTGCCTACGGAGCAGAAGGTTAGAGGTTCGATTCCTCTCGGGCGCGTTGATTAAGATTATGTCGAAAAAAAATAGCCACTTACCGCATCTCCCCGTTGGTTTTTGCCAGCTTGTTACCGAATCTGCCGCGGACGGGATCTTTACGGTCGATCTCAAAGGGCAGATCACCTTTGCTAATCGTGCCCTCGTCGATCTTATCAATATTCCTTTATCAAAAACACTCGGAACTCATTTTGAAAAGTATGTCCATCGCGCATCGCAAGCGAAAGCTATGCGATGTTTTTTAATGGCTAAAAAAGGGCAGAGACAGGTTGGAGAAGAGATCGATGTCATTGATAGCCGGCACAATGTTATCCCGGTGGAAGTGAATGCCTCGCCTCTTTTTCAAGATAAAAAGATCATTGGCGTTCACGCGGTTGTCCGCGATATTCGCCGTCGCCGTCATCTTGAAAAGCTTTTGCGCGAGTCTGAGAAAAAATATCGTGATCTTTTTGAAGATGCCAATGATGTTTTGATCATTGCTGATCTAAACGGGATCATTCTTGACGCTAATCGTCAAGCCGAACAGCTTTTTAAACGCCCCAAAAAAGAACTGGTCGGTATTCATCAGTCACAATTGTATCCCATTGAACATGAAGCGGCT
The nucleotide sequence above comes from Candidatus Omnitrophota bacterium. Encoded proteins:
- a CDS encoding ATPase, T2SS/T4P/T4SS family — protein: MNKNENLELESLVVDKLWGKFTLLQSQSEKEETITSVLSEAGGENHKAKLQDELRKVAGAQEKTQFIEKFLSYGVIEDLLCDSEIEDIIINSLKPIYVHHSQKGLVETGKRFHTQKEIDLFIKKLLLFSGRMEIKKIMNLELPNLEGRVNIVMSPFGPQITITKAKVEPLSIIDLIQRGTLTYEVAAQLWLYLEGLSIKPANIIIAGGPGTGKTTLLNALFCFIPTNERMVIIEDTLELNTFLEDSCSRLESDDDVPLSMLVKNSLRMRPDRIVIGEVRGAEARDMITAVNVGKYCLGTIHASTAREAILRLQNEPMNVPEILVNLVDVFIIMKRFHVHDKVYRVVDEVSETGGMEQKTILLSQIFKYDYERKAIRSIATSTVYRDRLAKIAGLSPRDIIDEVEVRTAVLKKLAEKGLHTMKEITVFARAYNKDSKTALSNLGLNREQLIRNKQ